From the genome of Papilio machaon chromosome 1, ilPapMach1.1, whole genome shotgun sequence:
taaataatacagtaaTCGAAGGCCGCTTTTACGTCTGTTGCAGCCAGTCCTATACTTTGGGTCTGTATAGGTTGAACATATGGGATCttatcttttacatttaattttcttatttcagaAAGCAGCCAACGATTCCGCGAGCAAACGGGAAAATCCTGTTGCAGGCAACAATGATATACTTCCCTTTTTATATCTCAAAGCTTAATTGTCTTGATTTGACCTTTGATATAACATTTACTTtggatgataaataaaatgcttgGTTCGTATTGgacagttttatttgtatattataatgttacaaCCGGACTCACAACATAATTCCTCGGCGCGAAGTCCGGGGACCGGGGGGAGAGTCGTCACAGGGGGAGGGGGAGGTGAGAGGTTAAAAAATCGAAACATAACCactatgttatattaaaaaagccgTACAATCTGTAAGCGGATTACATTTGCCGCCGTCGCATTATATTAATGCTATTCACAATGTCGTCATCCAtacgaaatatatataaaatcaacacaATCGTGAAAAAGAATATAACTTCCAAAGATCACATCAGAGTTCATCATCAATGTATCACCACACATCACACATCACACTGCGACAGCTCAGCTTAGAAACGGAAGCCGGCGTGAggcgcccccgcccccgccccggcccccgcccccgcccccgcccccgcgtCAAACTGGAAGCCcgcctccgccgccgccggcGCCAGGCTCGCGTCCTCCTCCTGCacaacacatacatacatacatacatacatacatacatacatacatacatacaccgACCTCTACAACTCACTCACACAACAAAATCAATACATATATCAAAGGCTCCTATGAATAAGGGTCAAtgtacaaattgacaactttataGGAGCTCtcagtttcaaccatatagtaAAATAGGCGACATAAGcctttttacttcagcaaaaataaataacatttacacctgtaaattgACTGAACTGTTGTTAACTAGACTAAGACGTAACTTTTAACTCAAAAAAGTAATcatcaatttattacatagGACCCATCAATATGTCTAACTAGCTTTACTTTCTGATATCCAGGTACTTTGacaaaaaatgacaaattatcACAGTTAGATATGCAGAAACAGCAGCAGTTATTACACTCAATACAATTATCtcactaacattataaaagagaatgtttagatgaatgaatgtttgaagatatctccggaatggctcataagattttgatgaaatttagcataaatgtaaaacaaagtctggatgaacacataaaatactaagttctattttaattatatagcTAGTGATAAATATATGCACTGACCTCTCCGGCGAAGTACTGCTCGATGATGTCATATGCCATCTTGTATATCTCCATCTTCTCGTGACCCTGCAGCTGCTCGATCTTGTCAATGCCTCCGCACTCCTCTATCATGTTGGCGACATGCTCCACGTTATCTCCGGCCATCTTCAGCATGTTGCTGAGACCGTCCAGCACCACCTGACGTACGCACATATACACTACTCAATATGACTCAAACTTTCAgaagtaatgttttatttaatactagcttttacccgcgactccgtccgcgcagaataaaaaaatgcacacaagataaaaaaaagttcctatgtccgtctcctagttctaagctacctccccatcaattttcagctaaatcagttcgaccgatcttgagttataaatagtgtaactaacacgactttcttttatatatatagatttgtacatatacatattaattaaattgaagtgTATGTATCTAGCATTGAGAAAAGCAAATCTATATAATATAGAAtaatcatatttcgtacacgtaATGTTTTTGAATGGGTGACAcaagaaattttttaaaaatacagtcaaaaccgtttatagcgacatcgtttagaacaacataccggttaaattgaccaaaatcaaaggtcctggctgaatgttattacatatctttcctattaatacctgtcaccggttgttacaactatcggtttttacgactcaatatgagtagtcccttcgatgtcgttataacagattttgactgtagttaAAAAATTCTGTCTTTCCGGAAGGCCACCTTTGTTCCTTAACacgtaatctccggaacggctggaccaattttgacgGGATTTATCGAGAAGGTAACTGATGCATGATGATGCATTCTGTCCTGTCAAAATCGCAGGCAACCGCTAGtttgtacataaaatgttaGTAGCTGAATAATATCCATCCTAAGTACCTACgattcaatttcaaaataccattagaacaaattaaaaatagtttctgATTTGGCGCACTCCTGATACTGTAGTCAATGGTCAAGAAGAGAAGTGGTGGCCCTCAGGAATGAGAAAACGATGCAGACACACAAAGCGAGAGATGTATTAGAAAAAGCACTACGTATGTATGTGGTTAGTGACGCCACTCACACTGATAACTTGTGTATCCTTGCAGCTGAGGAGGTTGCAGAAAGGTGGGATGACGCCGCAGTTGATGAGCGCCGCCACCTGCTCCTTGGTGCCGCTGATGCTGAGGTTGCTGACGGCCCAGGCGGCCTCCTTCTGCGTCTGGAACTCGCCCTTGCCCAGGTTCTCCACGATCTTGGGCAGTAGACCCGCGTCGATCACTGCCTGCACCTGCTGCTTGTTGCCCGCAGTCACGTTTGACAAGAACCACACGGCTTCCTTGCATATCTTCTCTTTCTGTCCATGCAACAAAGTATatccaattaaaaattatttcattaaaacatgataaatcttatttttggTATGAGATATGAAATTTTAGAAATCTTCACAGTTTTTGGGTACAATGACAACTTTAAAACCTATTCCATTGCCAATTCCTCTCTGAGAAactaaggtaaaaaaaatgatcaaTATGTATATCATCAAGaaacaagaaagaaaaaacagcAATAAAAGTAGCTAATAGCCACAAATAAGTATAGTTATAAAAGTGAAatagtttacaaaaatatctttcattgattatcaaattactttaaacatttatattggtGGATGATTACATGAGATATGTAAACTGGTAAGATTTTCAAATATCATGTACATGTGAATAACTTACCGAGTGTGACAGCAACGCAGGGAAGTGTGACAGGGCATCACAGTTTAGTACCACCTGAGTCTGCTCATCTGTGCCAGTTACAATGTTACCAACCGCTCGGAGTGCGGCCGTCTGGGCCTTCATCTCCTTGTGAGACAGCAGGGGAATCAACTTGGGCACTATACCGGACTCAATCACCATTTGGATCTGTTCATTGCCTCCATCCGTTAGGTAACTGATTGCCCATACTGTGTCTACTAGAATCTGCAAAGATAAAGGTTGTTAGATTAATTCAAAGTAAagtcaatataatttattacctactagctgtcgcccgcgactccgtccgcgcgaaataaaaaatagaaaacggggtaaaaattttcctatgtctgtttccgggttctaagctacctgcccaccaattttcagtcaaatcgattcagccgatcgtgagttataaatagtgtaactaacacgactttcttttatatatatagataaagattGTATTGTAGGTAAGTgatcaaatatataatgtgATTGAACATCACAAGATCCAATACATGTTACTATTATCAAGCATATAAGTTTCAAGTTTATAACTGTAAGAATTATGatactttcatacaatttaaccacccccactttcaacccttTTGTCACCTTAAAAAGATGCCTATGTTCTTTCTCaagctctagactatctgcataccaaatttaatttaaattggttcagtagttttggcatGAAAACGAGACAGCCCGACATGCagactttcacatttatattagtaagaatataaGGATGAAGCAAAACCTTTGTACCcccttttattaaaaatgaatgatTGGGAACATGAAATTagaacagttaaagttaaaaaaatataagtaaaaaaatctttcattaatcatgtttgaattttaaccAATTTTTGAGTACTAATTACCATAAAAGAACCTGGTCAACTAAAACAATcaagttttacttttattgtaaaattttaaaataaaaaaacattagtgaCTTTTTTAACATGGCCTCAATTAATGtcataaacaaatacaatttcacTTCCAAGCATATCCACATAGTGATATGGCTTTTcagatatttataaacaaattctaTTGCAAGATAAACTGATTAGAATTCCTTCTATGTAGAAAACTATTATCCATTTTTTACCAAATAATTATAAGCTATCACACTTCTCAAACTTGTGagttgtataattatttaaacaatactaTAATCACAGCACTTGTAAGTCATAAATGACTATATACCTGAtgatagacaaaaaaaattatgatttcgGTTGgttggaaattattttttagatgTGTTAGTTGTGTAGGTAGTATTTAACTAGaaattttacttacatttatatCTGAATGTGTAATAAGCACATTAAGGGCTGGAAGAATCTCCTGAATAGTCTTAACTGGTGGTGGAGGATCCTTACTTCTGCACAAGTTTACAATGACCCAGGTCACATTACGCAGAAATGATACAGGGATGTTAGGTTTGATGAAGCTGAGCAGTGGTTTGACGACTCCAAGCTCCACCACCAAGTCTCTCAACATTGGACCATCTCCAATTATGTTGCCTAATGCCCACACTGCTTGCTCACACACGTTTTCATGTGGAGACATGAGCAATTGTAGGAACAATGGAACGGCACCCGCATGGACCACTTTGTTAGTCTGTGCTGAGGTGCCCGAGGCTATATTCGTTAAAGCCCAAGCAGCCTCAAATTGCAGAGTAGGATTATCCGCTCGGGAAAGGCACTGTACTAAGATGGGAAGAATGCCGGCTGCGATTAGGTCGTCTATGGGAGGGTTCTTGTCCGAGGACAATAGCTTTCTACATTGTTGCACCGCGGCCAGTTGTATCTCGATGTTGTCAGCTTTTGCCGCGTTGATCACTAGCTCATCGATATTTGTGGGTCGTTCCACTTCGTCTTCGTCTGTAGAATCACTGATCGGGACATTTCGACGTTTCTGGAGAGTTTCctctcttttatttttccgTAGTTCTACTGTCACTTCATTCCTCCGCCTTCGCATTTCCTAAAATTTACGATGTGACCATTAACTTTAATAGACATTTCTTACCGTATATTCGTATATTACCCGTGATAACATTGAATCTACTTACATCGACATCTTTTCCTGTGTTCTTGAAGACAATCATGCGGTTTTTCATTGGGTCGGTCGCCATTTTATTGTGCTCGTAAGTTTGATGAACTAACGATCAGACGTAATACACAATTAAACAAAGAatcaacttaaaataaaattgtaacaaactAGTCGAAAATGTTTTAAGCACACCCTAGACGTTGATGATTCATTAACCTCTTATTAAAGAATATTCTACAACAGAAAACCGTTTTCCTTCCACCTTGAATTGAATctcttttctttactttttttctaaacCACAGACAAGtgactaatttttatttcaatcctGCAGAAACAGAAACTGACGAGGTGGCATCAAATTTCCTAGAAAATTCCTaggtttgtaaataattattacttgtGAACATTGGGTTAAAGTGagataatgaaatgaaatttaaaagcttggaaataaaatttataatttttttttagtgtaatcatataattaaaaatattttatatcaaaattacgaACAATCCTTTTAGAAAacgttacatattttatttgtaaaaaaatttaaaaactgttttatttgttcttcTAACTTTTGCTAcgcattttttattctgatacatattagtaaaaataaacctaaagATTTTCTTCTCGAATAGGAATGGAGGTATAGAAGTGAAGTTA
Proteins encoded in this window:
- the LOC106719230 gene encoding importin subunit alpha-4; this translates as MATDPMKNRMIVFKNTGKDVDEMRRRRNEVTVELRKNKREETLQKRRNVPISDSTDEDEVERPTNIDELVINAAKADNIEIQLAAVQQCRKLLSSDKNPPIDDLIAAGILPILVQCLSRADNPTLQFEAAWALTNIASGTSAQTNKVVHAGAVPLFLQLLMSPHENVCEQAVWALGNIIGDGPMLRDLVVELGVVKPLLSFIKPNIPVSFLRNVTWVIVNLCRSKDPPPPVKTIQEILPALNVLITHSDINILVDTVWAISYLTDGGNEQIQMVIESGIVPKLIPLLSHKEMKAQTAALRAVGNIVTGTDEQTQVVLNCDALSHFPALLSHSKEKICKEAVWFLSNVTAGNKQQVQAVIDAGLLPKIVENLGKGEFQTQKEAAWAVSNLSISGTKEQVAALINCGVIPPFCNLLSCKDTQVISVVLDGLSNMLKMAGDNVEHVANMIEECGGIDKIEQLQGHEKMEIYKMAYDIIEQYFAGEEEDASLAPAAAEAGFQFDAGAGAGAGAGAGAGAPHAGFRF